The region AGTTATTTTATCTAAAGAAGAAATGGCTGCAGTAAAGAAGAAATTTGAAACTTACGGGCAGGTAAAAGATAAGAAGTAAACTTCTATTTTTCGATTAAATATACCCAATGGCTACGTGGGAATTCACGTTTGAAAGCGGCGTTCACTATATGTTTATCTTCTAGATTGTCGAATTTTAATTCTTTGACTTGATTATAGTATCCTTTTTCTGTTAAAAAGTAAGAATCGGCTGCAGTTTCAAGAGCTAAAGAACGATCTTTCTTTTTAGTTAAGAATGCAATTTTTCGTGGCTTGTTGGTTTTAATAGATTTTTTTAAAAGTTTTTCAGCTTGATTAAGTGAAATGAGTTTCAATTTAATTCCCTCCTCTAGATAAACTCATTATACCGTGAAAATAACAAAATTATTTTATTTATTCGTTATCTTTTTTAACCTCAAAAGTGTCTTAAAACCCCATGATATCGGGCTTTAGGCCACTTTTTATTTCTTTATAAAAATGCTTGCGTTTAATAACGAATGTTATGTAATATAGTTGTCAAGAGGAAATGAAGAGTTTTAGAATCGAAGGTATTTAAAATGAAGAAGTTAGTTAAAGTTGTTTCAAGTTTAGTTCTTGCTGTTAGTTTTTTAGGTGTTGGTTCAACTGTTAGTGCTGCTACTTTCAATGCTCCAAAGTTGGGTGTTGCCGAAATTGCTCCAACTGATCCAGCCATTAAGAAGGGCGAAAAGATTTTCGTAACTGTCAAAGATACTAAGAAGCAAACTGTTGCAGTTTACAACAAGGATGCTAAGAAGACTTCAAAGACTGTCAAGATGGGTTCAACTTTTACTGCAAAAGATGTTAAGAAAGTTAACGGCAAGAAGATCGTTAAGGTTTCATCAAACAAGTGGTTGAACACTAAAGATGTTGTAAAAGACTAATTGTTTTAAATACTTTTGATTCAAAAGAAAACGGAAGGCATTAACTTAATGTCTTCCGTTTTTGCTATACTAAGAAAATAAGCTTGTAAGACTATTGTTTCTACCAGGAGTGTTCACACTATGGAGATTAAAATGCAAAAATATACCCGTTTAGCTACAAATGATGATTTAATCTCAATTATGAAAATTATTGATAATGCCAAGGACTTTTTGAAAAAATCTGGCAGTACTCAATGGCAAAACGGTTATCCAAATGAAGAAAGCATTCTTGAGGATATTAAAAATAAAAGCGGATATGTTTTTATAGTTGGAAATAAGGTAGCTGCTTATGCTGCAGTGATTGTGGGAATTGAGCCTACATATCAAGAAATAGATGGAGCTTGGAAGAATGAGCTCGAAAATTATGCAACGATTCACCGAATTTGCTTTAGTAAAGATTTCCAAGGTGATGGATTGGGGAAGATGTTCTTATCCAATATTATTAGTTTAAAATATGCT is a window of Lactobacillus intestinalis DNA encoding:
- a CDS encoding GNAT family N-acetyltransferase, whose protein sequence is MQKYTRLATNDDLISIMKIIDNAKDFLKKSGSTQWQNGYPNEESILEDIKNKSGYVFIVGNKVAAYAAVIVGIEPTYQEIDGAWKNELENYATIHRICFSKDFQGDGLGKMFLSNIISLKYAQGISNFRVDTHKLNAPMQALATHNGFEYRGIIQRNEDEDPDRLAYELNL